In Phycisphaerae bacterium RAS2, the DNA window CTCACCCCCAGCGGCACAAACACCGCCCCGCCATTGTCGCCTCGGCTGTCGCGAATCAGGCAGTTGCGAACCACAGCGGGCCCCAGACACCGAACCGCGCTGCCGGCATCATCAGGAAAGATCCCGTTCGCATTGCCCCACGCAAGGACCAGACCATCCAGCTCGCGCGGCAGGCCGCCTGCCGTCAGGGTCACGACGTGAAACGAATTGTCGGATGAAACGCCGCCGACGCCGATGTCACCGCTTAACGTTGTGACATACAAACTCGGATTGCGCTGGTTCGGATCGCCGCTCGCGTTGCCGGCATATCCGCCTTCGAGAATCACACCCGAATTAACGACAAACGTAGCAGACCGGTCCGCGCTGCCGTCATCCGGCTTGTAGGTCCCGCGTGCGATTCGAATCCGGCTGCCCGATTCCGCGACCGCCAACGCATCGTTCAGGCTCGTGAAAGCGTCCTGCCAGCTTGATCCGTCCTGAACCCCTGGCGCAGCAAGGTCCACATACAAATCGCTTGGTGCCTGGGCGCGCGCAGCGGGGGCAGCCGAAAGCCCCCCAATAAGAAGGACCAGTCGAACAGCACACAACGATGCAGGTATGCGAACAGGCGATGTGTCGGCTCGCACGCCCCTCTACCCTTCCTCCGGCTCCGGTCCAGAGGCCTCCAGTGGGCACAATTGTAACCGGGCAGCACTGTCTTCCCAAGTCTTTTTAGGGCATCAACCCTAGCAAAAAAGGCCGTGCCCCTTTGATACAAAAGGGGGCACGGCCGAGTTATGGCACATCCGGAGACCGAACCGGCCTCCTGAATTTGCGTTGCTGTTATCCGGCAATGACCGGCTGGCGCACCCGCCGCCGAACCAGCGCGATGCCGCCCAACCCCAGGAGGCTCAATGTTGACGGCTCCGGCACGTACTCATACGTCACCTTCACCTTAACATCGAGCTGCGGATTCTGAACTTCCAACTGCCATGCGTCGGGCGCGTTGCCCTGAAACTGGAGGTCTTGGGACATCAGGTCCGGACTTGCAAGGAAACTCACAATGTTCGGCCCATTCGTGCTATACAAGCCGACCGCGGGATTGTGCGAACTCGCCAGCGCCAGCGAATAGCCAAACGTGCCGAAGTCGATACCGTCCGGTGGTGTGCGGTCGAAGATCAGCGGACTGCCGCCGTCGTTGTCATCGGGCAGGAGGTTGACAAACGGCGTGAACGCCAGAAAGTTCCCGCCCGAAACAACGCCCGGTCCCGTAAGCGACCAGATGCGCGTCAACCGCCCGCGAACGGTCGTGCCCTGAAACGGATCATCGTTGTCGGCGGACATTTCAACCGATGCACTGTGGAAGATCTCCACCAGTACGTTGATCAATGTGAGTGTTCCGCCCTGATTGTCGAAGCTGGGCACGTTGATTTGTGCCACCGGTTCCAGATCGCTCACGAAATGCGCTGACCCCATGTGCATGATGGAGTCGGCCTTCGTCGCTGTTACGCCGCCGAGAAAAAGCCCGGCACCCAACGCAAGAACAATTCCGCGATTCATACATCCCCCTGTTCGCCTAGACGGCCGGCCGGTACATCACGGCCCACCGTGCCCCGTTGTGTGATCCCCCTCTTGACCTGTCCGGCGTGCGAGACCCGCCCCCCACAGGAAGAGTTGCTACTCGATACTATTCACCAGGAATTTCGGCTGTCAAAGGAATTTGCGATTGTTTCGCGAGAAACTTGAGAAATGGGCCGCCAAATGTGGACGGCCCCAAAAAGACATCGTGATGAATGCCGCGAGGTCGGATCATTCGAGGTGATCGGTCCGAAACGCGCGAGAGAGATGGGCGCAAAAAAAAAGGACCGCCCCGAGCGGGACGGTCCTTTGAGGTTACAACTGCATCTTTGCGGACGTTCTTAGCGTCGGCTGCGGCGAATCAGGCCAACCAGGCCCAGTCCGAGAAGCGAAAGGGTGGAAGGCTCCGGAACATAGTCGTATGTCACCTTCACTGTCACCGACAGCCGGGGATTTTCGACTTCAAGGGTCCACGCATCGGGGGCCTGGCCCTGAAACTGAAGGTCCTGGCTCATCAGGGTCGCTTCAACGTCGAAGTTCACCAGACCTGGGCCCGGCGTTGCGTACAGGACCGTCGCAGGATTCGACGAATGCGCGAGCAACGGACCATACCCAATCGTGCCGAAATCGACACCATCCGGACCGGACGGATCAAAGACCACCAAGTCGCCATCATCCGCCGAAAGATTCACGAATGCGGTCGACGTCACATTGTTCCCACCAGCCACAACGCCGGGGCCGGTTGCCGCGAACGTGCGGAACATTCGACCGCGTACGACGGCCGGGCGGAACGGATCATCGTTGTCCGCGGCCATCTCGACAGAACCCTGGTGAAAAATCTCAACAAGGACGCTGTTCAGCGTGAGGGTTCCGCCCTGCGTATCGAAGGACGGAAGCTGAATCTGCATCATGTTGTTCGGCGGCAGGTCGGTGACGAACTCCACTTTGTCCTGAAAGCTGATCGTGTCAGCATTCGCCGAAAGCGAAAATGTCGCGCTCAAGAGAGCAATTGCGACGACGGGTACGAGACTGAACTTCTTCACTTCCATCCTCCCAGAAGACCTTCGCATGCCTGTGCGAGAGTCAGGCAACCCGCCCATCAGTGGGCAGGTGCATTCGGTCCTTCAGGAGAAAGAGTATCAGAAATAGGATTGGATGTCAATAGGCAGGCCGCGCGCGAAGCGCGGATCCCCGCTGGCCCATGCCATGAGGGGGCAATCCGGCAGCTGCATTCTCAATTTCGCCATAAGCCGTTTCAGAGAAACGACTTAAAAACTCTACCGCGGCAGCCTTCGCCGTCGAACCAGCATAGCACCCGCACCCAGCGCCAAGAAACTTAGGCTTGCCGGCTCGGGGACATACTCGTACGTGACCTTCACAACGACCGTCAACGACGGATTCTGAACGTCCAACTGCCACGCATCGGGCGGCGTTACAAATTGCAAGTCCTGCGACATCAGCAGCGGCGTCACAAAGAAATCAACCGTGCCAGTGTCGGTGTACGGCCCGAAAGCCGGGTTGTGCGAGCTTGCAAGCAACGGGCCGTAGCTAAGCGTGCCGAAGTCAACACCATCCGGTCCAGTTGGATCAAAGTTAAAGGGATTTCCACCGTCGGTATCGTCCCCCAGAAGATTCACAAACGGAGTCTGCGTGATCTGGTTACCGCCGGATACCACACCGGGGCCGGTCAACGACCATTGTCGAAACATTCGACCGCTTACCGTTGCGCCCTGAAAGGGATCGTCGTTGTCGGCCTTCAACTCGACCGATGCAAAGTGCGATACCTCGACCAGGACGTTCGTCAGTGTGAGCGTGTTGCCCAGCGTATCGAACGCCGGCAGCGTGACCGTGCCCGTCGGTTGCAAGTCGCTGACGAACTTGATCTCGTCCATGAAGCTGATCGAGTCGGCCGACGCAGGCGACGCGATGGTCGCGAGCAGCCCGCACGCGACGACTGTTGTCAAGATTCCTTTCATCCTCCGACTCCTTTTCCGTTTTACTGCATTGACTCTGCGAACACGCACTTTCGCTGGGAAAGCACGCGGGAGTTGTGCTTCGTTCCGGTGCGGATCGCCCACGGCGAACCATTCACCGCCGTCGAGTATATCCGACAACGACTGTCCGTGTAAAGGAAAATCGCAAACCAAATCGTCCGCTAAACGGGAATTTATCGTGCAAACACGCACATTTCCGGCGGTCCATTTCGCCAAATGACAAGCGTATAATATCGGAAGTAAAACCCTTTAGTATATCCGGACCGCGACGTCCAATCAATCCGCCAAAAAAGCGAGCGCCTGGTCCGTGCGGCCGTCCATCACCACGCGCACATGGCGCCCGCCCGCGGCAACCGACACGTCGATCAATCGCACCACGTCTCCCATTTCTCCCTCGCCCGGCAGGATACTCGAAAGTTGATTGTCCGACCCGCTCAAGAACGTCTCGTTGAACCGATTGCGCCGATCGTCCGGATACAAGGGCAGGTACGCAATGCCGGCCTCCACGAGATCTTGAAAGAAATGCGTCCCGAACGAGACCTCCGGCACGTAGCCATCGCGCTCCCGCGCCACCTCAATGAGCATCTTCGAGCGATTGATGTCCGCATAGCTCACCGGCACGCCCAGTCGCTTGTCATTGCTGCCCCACCGGCCCGGACCGATCAGGATGAACCGCCGGTCGCGCAGCCTCTCATTCAGCGCCCCGATGACCCGCGCCACGTGCACCCGCTTCTCGTTCGAATCCAGACGATCGTAGTCCCTCGGGTCCACGTAGATCACGTACTCAATCCCGTCCACGATTCCCGATCGCACAAACCGGTTGGCGCTGAAAATCGTCCGCTCCTCCGGCACATCCGCCGGGATCGTGACCTCCTCCATCTCCGCCAACTGGCTCAATGTTCGACATTGGAGGAGATACAGTCTCTCCCCATCGTGCGCAAACTCCACGTCCACCGGCACGCCGTACGCCAGCTCCAGCCGACGAAGCAGGCCGCGCATCTGCTCCGAAAACACCCCCTCGCTCATCAACTTGTCGAACGTCACGACCAATTGCGACGCCGGGGTGTCGATGTAGGTCCCCGTCGGCGGAACGAGCATTCCGTCCTGCGAGATCGACACAATTCGATCCAGCAGCCCGAACTTCCCCTCCTGCCGATAGACATCCTCAAACGAAACCGATTCCAGGCGATTCTTCGACAGGTTGATCACGTCGATCGTTCGCTGCGATCGCCGCGTGATTTCGGGAATGGATGACTCGTGCCGAAGCGTCGGCATCCCCAGCGCCACCATTCGCGGAAACTCCGATGCCACCCGATCCACCGCACGCGTCCCCAGCCCCATCACGATCCGCATCAAGCCGTCCTCTCGGCGAATCCGCGGGCTCCACCGATACTCGTTCCGACTGAACGCCACGCCTGCAAACGCCGGCGCGAAATACGGCCCGAAACGCTGCCCCACCACCTTCTGGATCAGGACCGCCATGTCTTCTTCGTAGTCCAGCAGATCATGCTCCCGCCGATAGAGCAACGGGTCCGGCCCCAGCGCGCTGGCGAACACCTCGGCAATCGCGCCCAGCAACGCCGCGAGCCGCTTTTCCAGCGACCCCTGATTGCCCAGAAAGAAACTCGCATACTTGCCTGAAAACGCCGTGCCGAAGCGGTCTTCGAGCAGGCTGCTGGACCGAACGATCACCGGATGATGGCCGATCTCTTCCAACAGGCGCCGCAACTGTTCCACCACGCGTACCGGGAACTTCCCATTGCGAAACACCTGTTTGATCAGGCGATAGTCCTTGCGGATCTCCTCCGCAGTCTTGTATTTCTGGTTCTGGTACTCGCCCAGGTCGTTTAGCTTGATGAAGTCCTCGATCACGTCGGACCGCAGGTAATACGATTCCGGGATGGCGATGCCCGCGCAATCCGCGACCGCCTGCTGAATCCGCGCATCTTTCTCCCGCTCGCGCCCGGACGGCTCCGGGCCGCGCGTCAGGATGCGATGGGCGAGGAACATTCCGGCCGCCTTGCCGCCGATCCGCCCCATGCCGGCTTCGTCGCCAATGAGTCGCGGCACGATCTCGCCGAAATCGCGAATACGCAGGTGCCACTTGGCGATGCCGATGAACTCAAGCTGATCGCTGATGAGATGGCGGATCAGCCCCACGCGAATCCCCATTGCCTCGTCGGGCTGAAGATGTGACTCCCCTTCGGGCAGGGCACAGAATCGTCGCACGGCGTCGGACAGCAATCGGAACGACACGGCGGACAACGACACGATCGCGCGAAGTTTGTCGGCTTCCTCGCGCTTGAGCGCGAGATTCACCAGATCGTCTATTTCCCGTGCCGACAGGTGCTGCCCGGCATACCAGCGCGTGAGGCGATTGACCGCCGTGCGCTCCGCTTCGTCGCCGCGCGGCGCCTCGGCGACATTGGGGTTCCCGGTGCCCGATTCGACCTGCTCTCCGCGGGCCTTCTCATACATCTCGTCGATGGAGATTGCGCCCTTCTCGTGAAGCGCCACCTGCAACTGGCGGATGATCCGGTCCAGGAGATGCGGGTATCGCGCAAGATACCCATCGAGCACCGACGACGACTCGACCGTGTTGTCCGCGTCAGGATTCATGGCGTGCGGGAATTCCTTTGCGGCCGATTTCAAATGAAGGTGAAGTTAGCCGACGCGCCGTCTTCCCGTCATTCATTTCGTCGGGGCGATTCGCATGCCATCCTACCGGCTTCGCGTCCCGTTCACTCGTCCGGCGCCTTGAGGCCGAGAGAGCCGTCTAATCGGCGAATCGCAGAGATGGACCATCCCCGAGAACGCGGCCCGCTCATAACTCTAGGCATTATAGCCTGTTACAGCAGGCCAACCAACCGGTTTCCCTCCCCTTTGCGTTTCAGCCGATAGTCACTTAGACTATTCCGCGTTCGATGGACGAGCATGGATGGCCGTTCTCTGGGTCGCCCCGAGGGGGCATGACCGGCTGTATCCGTCTCGCCATCGAGCGCACAGACAGGAGTGATTGGCCGTCACATGATCAAAGTTCGACCCCGCCCCAACGAGCCGGTACAGCAATTGATGCGTCGCCTGAAGAAGCTTTGCGAGCGCGAGGGAGTCTTGCGCGAGATGAAGCGGACGGCCTATTACGAGAAGCCTTCGGATCGCAACCGGCGCAACCTGCGCAAGGCCAAGCGCCGCGTGCAGAAGTTCGGCGAAGTTCCGGCTCGCTGATGTTCAAGTCCACCAATTTGTCTATTTAATTCCGTGAGGTTTCATCGCGCTGTTTTCGCGCGCCGTTCGGGCAGCGGGATCGCGCTCGTTCCTCGCGCCAGGGGTTGCGGGAGCCGCCACGAATACGGCAACGGCAAGGTGGGCAGTGCCCACCCTACGGGATGCAAGGCAACGGGGAGTAGTCACTCTATGGGAAGTACGGCAGCATCACGAAGGCTACCGTCATCATGAATCAATGTGAATGTCCACGGCGCGGCCTAAGCCGAGCGCGAAAGGTGCTGGCGGGGGCGCGAGCAGTAGTAGACGCCGCCGGGCGGGACGTTCATCCAGACCATGCGATAGTTCACATTGTCAAACAGGCGGTGATAGAAACCCTTGAACAGCACCGGGGCCACGGTGATCTGAATGAACATGCCGTTGGGGGTCAGCGATTCGCGCAGCCACTGCCACAGCCGCACGGCCGCTCGCTTCGGCAAACTGGGCGTAGGCAGGCCGCTTAACACGTAGTCCACCTTCTGAATTCCGAGCTTGGCCAGCGGCTCGCGCACGCGCGTCGCGTCGCACTGCAGCAGGTTCGCTTCGGGGAAACGCCGGCGCAACACCTCGCAGAAATCGCCATCGTTCTCGACCGCCACGAATCGATGGTGCGGCCGCATGTTCTCCAGGATCTCCTGCGTCACCGGGCCGGTGCCCGCGCCGAGTTCAACAATTGTTGCGGGCTTGCTCCAGTCAATCGGCCGAAGAACGCCGGCCACCAGCGATGGGCTGGAGGGCACGGCGGATGAGATGGTTCGCCCCTTGGCGAGAAACTTGCGGAAGAACAGGCTGAAGTCAGCGGCCTTGGCACGGCGCTCACCGAGCGTCGACGCAGCCATTTCGGGTTCGGCGACGTTTGCGTTCAACGGATCGTGGCTCACATAAGCTCCGTGAAGAAAAGTAGAGGATGCTGCATGGATGCCGGACTTTGCCGGCGGTGCCGCTCCCGGCGAATTCAACAGACTCCGTTCCGCTGTGCGGGGCGATCCGGCGGACCGGCAATCGGCGGCGTTGCGCCGAGACCGATCACTGCCTTCAACAACCTACCGCATACGCTACGTTCGCGTTCGTTGCACCGCGCCGGTACGAACGCGCCGCGTGTTGTCCTGCAGCGCCGCGCCGGCCGCCACAGACTGGGCGTTGCAGGACTTGAACCTGCGACCTCCTGCATGTCGAGCAGGCGCTCTAGCCAACTGAGCTAAACGCCCCAGGGCCGCTTCGCGCCACCGCGCTACGACCATTCAGGAATGGTTAATGAGAACCCCCCGAATGTCAAGCGTAATGCCCGCAATACGTTGCGCCAGACACGCCCGCCGCCGCTTGACGCCCTGCGTTTTCGTCCTTATAAACATGGGTCCGATCGGCCCACGAGGCCGACGGTCGCGCGACTAGCTCAATTGGCAGAGCAGCTGACTCTTAATCAGCGGGTTCGGGGTTCAAGTCCCTGGTCGCGCAGTGCTTCCTACCCAGTCTGGAACGGCTCCTTGCCGACCACCCCCGAAAAACTCGGCCTCTGGCTCGTCGGCGCGTCCGGCAATGTCGCGACGACGGTCGCCGTCGGTCTGGCCGCCATGCACTCGGGGCGCGTTCGACCCATCGGGCTGATTACGGAATCCCCCGCCTGTCGCGGCCTTCAGCTCGCGCCGTTTGCGTGCATCGTCCTTGGCGGTCATGAAATCGCACGGCGCACGCCGCATCAGACCGCACATGAATTGGCGGACCAGAGCGGATTATTCGGCACGGAATTGCTTAAGGCCGTCGCGCCGGCGCTGCGTCGATACGGCCGGCAAATCCGTCCTGGCTACGACCCACGCTCCCCAAGACGGGTATCAGCCGCGAGCGTGATTGCGCGACTTCGCCGGGATATCGACGCATTCAAGTCATCGCAGCGCTTGGCTCGCGTGGTCGTGATTCATGTTGCTTCGGCCGAGGCGATGCATGACGCACGCAAGTTTCCGCGCGATTGGAGGGCCTTCGAATCGATGCTGAAACGGCGCCGAGCGGCCGCCGTTCCACCGAGTGTGCTGTACGCGCTCGCGGCGATTGAGGCCGGGGCGGCGTATGTCAATTTTACGCCGGCAGTCGGCGCGGACCTTCCTGCGATTCGGGCGCGGGCGGCGCAGCGCGGCGCGGCCCTCATGGGGTCGGACGCCAAGACGGGCGAAAGCCTTCTGCGATCCGTGCTCGCACCGATGTTTTCTGATAGATGTCTGGATGTACGAAGCTGGACCGGCGCCAACCTGCTGGGCAATCGCGACGGCGCAAACCTGTCTGATGCGAAGGTCAAGGTCGCCAAGCTCCGCTCGAAGGACGCCATCCTCGCGTCGCTGCTTTCACCGCGGCCCGACACACACACGGCCATTGAGTTTGTCGCGTCGCTGCACGACTGGAAGACCGCGTGGAATCACATTCACTTCGCCGGGTTTCTCGGCACGCCGATGGCGTTGCAGTTTGTTTGGCAGGGGTGTGATTCGATCCTGGCCGCGCCGCTGGTCATCGACCTGGCGCGGCTGGCAGACCTGCACCTGCGCCGCGGCCGCTCCGGAGTCATGTCGCATCTGGCCGCATTCTTCAAGGCACCAATGGATTCGCGCGACCATCACTTTCACCGGCAAATGGCGGCCCTGCACGCCTACCTCGACAACGCCCGCGCGGAGGCCCGCCGATGACGCCGCGCCTGGCCTACAGCGCGAATGCCTACATGCGCTACGACGTGTTGGAAGCGATTCGGCGCATTGCGGAAGTCGGCTACCGTGGAATCGAACTGATGGCCGACGCGCCTCACCTGTGGCCGGCCGAGACCACGCCGCAGACGATCGACGCCGTGCGCACGGCCCTTGAGCAGCGCGGCCTGACAATCTCCAACATCAACGCCTTCATGATGAATCGCATCGGCGACCCGCGGCAGCCCTATTGGCACCCGAGCTGGCTGGAGCCGGATCGGAGATACCGACAGGTGCGCATTGATCACACGCTCGCGGCGCTGGCGCTGGCACGCGACCTGGGCTCGCCGCACATCACCACGGAGCCCGGCGGGCCGAAACCCGACGGCATGACCTGGCGCAGCGCGTTTCAGCTATTTGTCGAGATGCTCAAGCCGGTGGTGGAACGCGCAGAACAACTGGGCGTGCGGCTGCTGGTCGAACCCGAACCGGGATTGCTGATCGAGCGGTGCGAACAATACCTCGAGCTGGCTGACCGGATTGCCTCGCCAGCCCTGGGATTGAATTTCGACGTCGGCCACGCATACTGCGTCAAAGAATATCCGGCCGTGTGGATCCCGCGTCTGCGCGAGCACACCGTGCATTACCACCTTGAAGACATCGCGGCGACGCGCGTACACGAGCACCTGGTTCCCGGCCGCGGCGCGATTGATTTTCCCGCCGTGCTGGCAGCGATCGGACAGGCGTATTTCGACGGCGGCGGCTGGGCGACCGTCGAATTGTATCCCTACGTGGACGACCCCGACGGCGCGGGCCGCTCGGCGCTAGCATTTCTCCACGACGCGGCGGCGGCCTTATGAGCAAACTGCGAGCCTACGCCGAGCTGGTGCGGCTGCCGAATCTCTTCACGGCGGCAGCCGACGTGTTGGCGGGCTACTGGCTCTACACACGCGAGCTCTCCCCGACGCCGGTGCTTGCCGCGCTGGCAATTTCATCCGTTTGTCTTTATGCGAGCGCCGTCGCCCTGAACGCCGTTGTGGACGCGGAGCTCGATCGGACCGAACGGCCCGGCCGCCCGATCCCTTCGGGCCGATTGACCCTGCACACCGCGCGACGATGCTTCGCATGGCTGGCGCTGCTGGGTCTCGCGTCGGCGGGGGCGGCATCGATCCTCGCGCAGACACCGGCCTGCATCGCCTTCGCCGGATTGATCTTCTTTGCCGGCGCCTTGTACAACCTTGGCGTCAAACACACCCCGCTCCGCGCTGCGAACATGGCGACGTGTCGCGGGCTGAATCTCGCCTTGGGCATGTCGGGGCACGCCGCAGTCGCCGGCCTGCCGCTGCTTGCGTTTTTTACATTTGTCGCTGCACTGACTCATTTCGGTCGCGACGAAGCAGGCGCGTCGTCGCGGAGCCGACTGAACGGCGGCGCCGCCGGCATCCTGATCGCCTTGCTGTTGCTCGGCTATTTTGCAGCCGAACGCATGATGGTCGATACGGCCGTGTTGGTGCTTTGGCTGGCTCTCGCCATTCACCTCGGCCGCGTCGCGCTACGTGCCGTCAAACGCCCCGATGCCGCCACCGTGCAATACGCCATGGGTACGTTCATCCTTGCGATCATCCCGTTTGACGCGATCATGGTGTGCGCGGCGCACGGCTGGCGCGGCGGCGTGCCCTTCGCCGTACTGCTGCTTGGAGCGGTGATCGCCGGGCGCTGGGCGCGACCCACTTGACCGCCGCCGAGATCATGCAGGATACCAGCTTGGTACCGATCCTCTCCTATAACACCAACGGTTTCGCGCACCATCGACTGCCGGAGGCGATCGAAGTTCTTTCGGGGATTGGATACCGCCATGTCGCGATCACCCTCGACATTCATTCGCTCGACCCCGCGGGTGGCAATCTGGATGCTCACATCGCCAGCATTCGAGACTTGCTGGCAAGGCACGAGATGGCCTGCACGATTGAAACGGGCGGCCGCTTCATCCTGGACCCGCACCGCAAGCACTGGCCCACGCTGGTCAGCGGCGACGCGCGCGACCGGCAGCGACGGATCGACTTTCTGCGCCGCGCGATCGACATCGCCGGAGCGCTGGACGCCGACGCCGTCAGCTTCTGGTCCGGCGCAATGGAACGCGACCTGCCCGTTGATTCAGCATGGTCACATCTCCGGGAAAGCTGCCGCGAGCTACTGATCCATGCGCGCGACCGCGCCGTGCAACTGGCTTTCGAACCGGAACCGGGCATGTTCATCGAAACCTGCGACCAGTACGCGAAGCTGGCCGGTGAAATGGTGGCGATCTCGAGCGGCATCCCGCTCGGGCTGGCGCTCGATGTCGGCCACGTTCACTGTCTCGGCGACGGCGACCCTGCATCGCGCATCCGCCAATTCGCGGAATCGCTGCGCGTCATCCACATCGAAGACATGCGCACCGGCCTGCACGAGCACGTCATGTTCGGCGAGGGCGAAATGGATTTCCCGCCGATCATCGCAGCCTTGTGCGACGTGGGCTACACTGGGCCGCTCGTCGTGGAGCTAAGCCGCCACAGTCACGACGCGGTGAACGCGGCGCGACGAGCGTTTGAGTTTCTGTCGTCCATGCTCACCTGATTGACTCTTCGGGGATTCTCGCCATGCCGGATCAAACAACGATCTTTGTCTCCATGCCCGGTCTTCGCCGTCGCGATCTGCAACACATGCCGCGGTTGAGCGCTCTCGCGGCCGCGGGCGCCGTCGCCGATCTCGTGCCGACGTTTCCATGCGTCACGTCTTGCGTTCAGGCGTCCATGCTCACCGGCCGCACGCCGCAGCAGCACGGCATCATCGGCAACGGCTTCTACCATCGCGACCGCAGCGAAGTCGAGCTATGGGTGGGCCGCAACGGTCTGATCGAAGGACCGCAGCTCTGGGGCCGCCTTGCCTCGGCCGGAGTCTCCAGTGCCGCGTGGATGACGCAGAACATCAAGGATGCCCCCGCCGATTTCATCGTTACGCCTGAACCGATCCACCACCCCGACGGCCGAATGGACCTCTGGTGCTATTCCAAGCCTGACGGGCTGTATCAACGATTGTTCAATGATCTCGGCCATTTCCCGCTGATGAACTACTGGGGGCCGATGGCGAACATCAAATCGACCGAGTGGATCGTGAACGCGGCGCTTTGGCTGATCCAGCGCGAGCGGCCGCGATTCAACTACATTTATATCCCGCACATGGACTACGCCGCACAAAAGTTCGGACCGAACAGTCCGCAAGCCGTCGCCGCCTGTGCCGAGGCCGACGGGCAGCTCGGACGGTTGTTCGACGGACTTGCATCCATCGGCGCGAGCGAAGCGACGATCTTCGTAGCCGGCGAGTACGCGCTCACCGACGTGTCGCGCGTGCTTTACCCGAATCGCGTGCTGCGCGACGCAGGCTTCGCCCGAATCGACGAGCGCAACGGCGCGGAGCAACTTAATATCGCCGAAAGCGTCGCCTTCGCTGTGGTCGATCATCAGTTCGCCCACCTTTACGTCAGCAAGCCGGAGGAGATCGACGCCGTCGCGGGGCTGTTCGAGGGGCTGGACGGCATCGCGCACGTGTTGACCGGCCGCGATCGCGCGGCGTTTCATGTCGATCACCCTCGCAGCGGCGAGG includes these proteins:
- a CDS encoding Type I phosphodiesterase / nucleotide pyrophosphatase, which translates into the protein MPDQTTIFVSMPGLRRRDLQHMPRLSALAAAGAVADLVPTFPCVTSCVQASMLTGRTPQQHGIIGNGFYHRDRSEVELWVGRNGLIEGPQLWGRLASAGVSSAAWMTQNIKDAPADFIVTPEPIHHPDGRMDLWCYSKPDGLYQRLFNDLGHFPLMNYWGPMANIKSTEWIVNAALWLIQRERPRFNYIYIPHMDYAAQKFGPNSPQAVAACAEADGQLGRLFDGLASIGASEATIFVAGEYALTDVSRVLYPNRVLRDAGFARIDERNGAEQLNIAESVAFAVVDHQFAHLYVSKPEEIDAVAGLFEGLDGIAHVLTGRDRAAFHVDHPRSGEVVLICEPDTWLAYYWWHDDAKAPPFARTVDIHAKPGYDPVELFFDPATKSIPLNASLVKGSHGATATRPDQFAAIISNSPLPSPITIINDANVYNMISDQFM
- a CDS encoding fructoselysine 3-epimerase, with amino-acid sequence MQDTSLVPILSYNTNGFAHHRLPEAIEVLSGIGYRHVAITLDIHSLDPAGGNLDAHIASIRDLLARHEMACTIETGGRFILDPHRKHWPTLVSGDARDRQRRIDFLRRAIDIAGALDADAVSFWSGAMERDLPVDSAWSHLRESCRELLIHARDRAVQLAFEPEPGMFIETCDQYAKLAGEMVAISSGIPLGLALDVGHVHCLGDGDPASRIRQFAESLRVIHIEDMRTGLHEHVMFGEGEMDFPPIIAALCDVGYTGPLVVELSRHSHDAVNAARRAFEFLSSMLT